A segment of the Aridibaculum aurantiacum genome:
CATCGCGAACAACTGTGGGGACTTATTGCATGTCATCACCGGCAGCCGAAATATCTTTCTTTTGAAGAAACGTCGGTATTCGAACTTTTGTCGAGTGTTATCTCTACCAAGATCACTTCTATCATTCATAAAACATCTTTAGACAGGAGATCTACACTAGAGGCTTCTCTTTTTGTAATAAAAGGGCAGATGGAGTTTTTTGACGATCTGCTTAAGATGTTTATGTACAACAAAGAAACGCTGCTCTCTTTATTAAGTGCAGATGGTGTTTCTATTTGCTGGAATGGTGAAATAGAGAGTGCAGGACTTACGCCCGAAGAAGATGAGGTGCAACAGCTAAGGCATTGGCTGATGGAGAAAAAAGTAAAGCAAACGCTTCATATGCCTGCGCTGTCATTGGCATTTGCCAAAGCAGAAAAATATGCAGCGTTAGCCAGTGGACTTTTAGCACTACCTATAGATCCTGAAGTAGGAAATTATATATTGGCATATAGGCCCGAAGCTATCCAGCAGGTAAAGTGGGGTGGAAACCCTGATGAGGTAATTAAGTTTGAAGCAAATTCTTCCGTTTACCACCCGCGCAATTCATTTGCCGTTTGGAAAGAAACCATCAAACAAACTGCAGTACGATGGACTGATGATGAAGTTTCGATAGTTGAAAAATTCAGGAACATATTGGTTGAATATTCGCTCCAGGCCAAGAACAAGGAACTGGTAGATGCAATCAATGAATTCAAGTTCGTCGCCAATCTTATTCCTCCGTTTGTTTGGACTGCCAAGGCAAATGGAAAAGCTGATTTCTTTAATGATAGGTGGATTGCTTATACGGGATTGACCACACAAGAAAGCGTGGACGATGGATGGTCTAAAGCATTGCATCCAGCTGATGAAGAACATGTAGTAACCACCTGGCTAAAGGCTGTAGCTGATAAAAAAAATTTTACAACGGAAGGAAGATTCAAAAAAACAGACGGTAGCTTTTGTTGGTTTCTAATAAGGGGTGTGCCTCTGCTTGATAATTCACAGAATGTGATCAAGTGGTTTGGCACTTGTACCAATATTGATGATCGCAAGCAGATGGAACAGGTACTGGAGCAGAAAGTAGCTGATCGTACAGAACAGCTACGTACCATGAACAATGAACTTGAAAGAACCAATAAGGAACTAAAGCAGTACGCGTTCATTGCCAGCCACGACCTGCAGGAGCCAATTAGAAAGATACAGGTGTTTGGAAACATCATTAAAGAACATTACCTGCAAAGTGATCATGTAAAAGCAGGCGAGTATCTTGACCGGATCATACAGTCATCCATTAGAATGAAAAGCCTGATCATTGATCTTCTTACGCATACATCACTTTCAGGATCGCTGGAATGGAAACGGGTTGATCTGAACGAGGTTTTGCAAGCTGTATGGAAAGACCTGGAGCACTTGGTAAATGAAAAGCATGCAGCTTTACAAGTGGATAAACTTCCTGTGATTATTTCTTCAGAAGAGCAAATGCGGCAGGTGTTTCACAACATGCTTTCTAATTCATTGTTGTATTCTTCTGCCGAAAGAAATCCTGAGATATCTATCACGGCTCAATACGTAAGCTCCTTAGATTTTGATGCTCCGGCTGACGATAAAGGACAATACGTAAAGCTGGTAGTAACCGATAATGGCGTTGGCTTCAATCCTATTTATTCAGAGAAGATCTTCCAGATATTTCAGCGGCTGCAGCCAAAGACTTCTTCCAGCGGAACAGGTATTGGTTTATCAATCGTGCAGAAGATCATCGAGATACACAAAGGGCTGATAAAAGTCGATGCTGTGGAAGAGCAAGGCGCCACTTTTACCATTATTCTTCCTCTTAAACAAGAGGTGAATGAGTTATAAAGTGTAAGTTGGCCGTTGTGCGGTAAAGAACATCTTATGAAGAAATAAGTATGAGACTTAATATTACTCAAGCCGTCGATGTCAGCAAGCCAAAAGACTATCCTAAACAACAAATATCCTTTTGAGGTTTGGGTTTCCACTATTGCAGCTGCTCCTGTCCTGTTGATCCTGATTTCGTTGCTAGTACAGATATTTAGTTTAAACTTGGATACTAACCTAATACTCCTGGTCCCCGTTTTTGGGTATAGTGTGCTTTTTTCTATTCCTGTACTGCTGGCAGTTATTGTAATGTTTCACCTGCTTGGAAAAACATCATTATCTATTCTTCAAAAGAAACTTTTAGTTGCCGTGGTTGGATGTTTTGGAATATCGCTGCTCTTTTTTCTTTGTTTCCAGGCATTATCCACCAGCTTCACTGACACTAGTTTTTTAGTCTACGTTAGTGTATACAATTCCTGCTTTCTTTCGTTGTGCTTATTGTATAATTGGAGCAAGAAGTTTGTTGATTAATAGTAGACTTGGACTTTTGTCTATGTACTTGTTTAGGTGCAACTATTAGGGGTACATGATTCCCTTGTTCACCAACCAAAGGTGCTGCTTCTGCTTTTGCAGGTGCTGTTCTAAAACAATAATATCTATTCCTGTACGTTGTTACCAGTTGCTTGAAGGTGTTTCAGCAGCTTGCTTTAGAGCAGCAGGCGCTATTAACATTTTGAAAAGTCACATTTAGGCATTTACCAATATTTTTACCCTATTGTAATACCACCTTATGCGTTTAGTTATACCTATTATTGGTTTATTGCTTGCTCTACATTCAGAGGCACAAACCAAGACCCCTGTAAAAACATCCAAGCCAGTTTCGGCTACTACAGCTGGCAGCAACGGCTATAATATTCCCATTACGCTTACGCCGCTGAAGAATACTTACGTTTACCTCGGCTCTTACTTTGGCAAGTACAAGAACATGGCTGACTCTGCCTGGCTAAATGATAAAGGGCAAGGTGTTTTTAAAGGCAATAAGAAGTTTCCAAAAGGCATATACTTTGTCGTTTCTCCTAATAAGTACCTGCTGTTCGAAGTGCTGATGGACGACAAGCAGAATTTTTCTATAAAAGCAGATACTGCGGCGCTACAAAATGCTACTGTCACAGGTTCAGAAGATAATACGCTCTTCCAGGATTATACCCGTTTCCTGGCGCAGAAAGCGCCAAAGCTAAACCAGCTGCAACAGCAACTGGCGGCGGCTACTACGGCTTCAGATTCTGCCACTATTAGGGAAGCACTCGTAAGAGGAAACAAAGAGCTGCAGGATTATCGCGAGAACATTATGGAGCAGCAGCCTAACTCTATGCTGGCGTCCTTCTTCTATACCATGAAGCGGCCTGAGGTGCCGGCAATACCTGTGGCAGCCAATGGCAAAGCGGACTCTTCTTATCCTTATCGTTTTGTAAAAGCAAACTGGTGGGAAGGCGTTGACTTCAGCAATGAAGCGCTCGTTCGTACACCTTTCTTCGAGCCTAAACTGGAAGAATATTATAAGTATTATGTGCACCCGGAGGCTGATTCCATCATTCCTGAAGTAAACTACATGCTGCTGGTGAGCCGCGAGAACAGGGAGATGTTCAAGTACCTGCTGGGCAAGTTTACTGACAAATACATCAACCCTGAGTACATGGGGCAGGAGAAGGTTTTCCTGTTCCTGTTCGATAAATATTTCAGCAAGGGCGACACCACGTGGCTGAGCCAAAGCCAGCGGAAGTATATTTTTGATCGTGCCTACAGCCTGATGGCGAACCAATTGGGCGAGGTAGCAGCCGAACTGAATATGCTGGATACTGCCGGCAAAAATGTGAGCCTTTACAACATAAAAGCGCCGTATACTTTCATTACATTCTGGGATCCACATTGCGGTCATTGTAAGGAAACAGTGCCACGAGTAGATTCAATTTATCGCGCAAAATGGAAAGCGTTGGGTGTAAAAATAGTAGGTGTGAACGTAGACGAGGGTGCGAATGATAGCTGGAAGAAATTCATAAAGGATCATAAGCTGAACGATTGGGCGCATATTTACCAGCCTAAGAGTGTGAAGGAAGACGAGGCAAAACGTGGCGTTGCCAACTTCAGGCAATTGTACGATGTGTATAAAACGCCAACTCTATATTTGCTCGACAGCGAGAAACGCATCATTGGAAAAATGCTTTCTATTGAACAATTTGATGAAGTATTACAAGCCAAATTAAAAAACCCTGCTCCTAAAAAATAACCATTGATGAAGAAATCAGCCCTTGTCCTTGCTTGTAGCCTGGCGGTGGCCGCAGTAAATGCTCAACCAGTATTTACCTTCGGAAAGAACTCCGTTTCTAAAACAGAATTCATCCGAGCTTTTGATAAGAATCCCGTTAATACTCCAGACCGCCAGAAGGCGCTGAAGGAATACCTTGACCTGTATATCAACTTCAGGTTGAAGGTGCAGGCAGCGTATGATGCAGGCCTTGATAAAGATCAGACGCAGTTGTACGAGTTGCAGAATTTCCGCCGGCAGATTGCAGAGAATATTCTGAATGAAAAGGCTAACCTGAAAGAGCTGGTAAAAGAAGCTTTTATCCGTAGCCAGAAGGATATTCACCTGGCGCATGTGTTTGTAGAAGTGCCGGCAAAAGGCGATACAGCCGCTGCCTATAAAAAGATACAAGAAGCATACAAGGCACTGCAGCAGGGGAAATCATTTGAAGCAGTGGCTGCAGAATATTCTTCCGATCCGGGAACTATACAATCGAAAGGTGACCTTGGTTTCATCACAGTGTTTACATTGCCTTACGAGTTCGAGAATATTGCTTACAACATAAAGCCTAATACATATTCTGCCCCGGTAAGAACTAGTCTTGGCTACCATATTTTTAAAAATAAAGCAGAGCGTACTCCTTTGGGTACACGTCGTGTAGCACAGATACTTATCGCTTTTCCTCCTAATGGTTCAGAGGCTGAAAAGACGGCAGCAAAACGTAAAGCTGATTCTGTTTACAATTTGATTGCCAAAGGACAGAAGTTTGAGGACCTGGTAGCGCAGGTGAGCAATGACATGAGCTCTAATTACAGCGCTGGCCAGCTTCCTGAATTTGGCATAGGAACGTATAATCCTGTTTTTGAGCAACAGGCATTTGCGCTTACCAATCCAAACGATATTACACAGCCGTTTGCCACAACGTACGGCTATCATATTTTGAAATTGCTGGAGGCTAAGCCGATTGCCAGCGACACCAAGGATGATATTTTTATGGCTCAACTGCAGGAAAAGGTGAGCAAAGATGGCAGGCTGCTACAGGCGAGGAAGCAAATGCTGGATAAGCAACTTTCTATTTTAAAGTATAAGCCTGCTGCTTATAACCAGGCTGATCTTTTTGCATTTACTGATAGTAATGTGCAAAAAACCACCAGCAAAGCAGTAAGAACAATCAATGAAAAATCTGTTCTTTTTTCTTTTGGTCCTAAGGCCATTCTTGCGGGTGATTGGCTGAAGTTTGTACGTGCCGTAAACAGTACACCAAATGAGTTTTCAGGAAAGGATTATCCAACGCTGATGAAGGATTACGTGCGTGTAACGGCTGATGAATTTTACCGCGATAACCTGGAAAAATACAGCGTGGAGTTCGACCGGCAGGTAAAGGAATTCAAAGATGCGAATCTCCTGTTTGGCATTATGGACAAGCAGGTGTGGAGCAAGGCAAATGAAGATACCAGCGGGTTGAAAACCTATTTCAGCCAGAACAAGGCAAAATATAAATGGGCGCCAAGTGCAGATGCTATTATAGTTACTTGTACCAGCGCCACCATAGCCGAAGAAGTAGCACAAAAACTACAAGGCAATCTTGCCAACTGGAGAACAATTACAGATGCTTATGGCACACAGGTAACTGCTGATAGCGGTCGCTACGAACTGAGCCAGCTGCCAATTCCTGACCGTACCAATTTTACTGCAGGATTGATAACTGCACCTTTAAGCAACCAGTCAGATGGCAGTACATCCTTCAATTTGCTGGTGAAGATCTATCGCGATGCTGACCAGCGGAGTTTTGAAGATGCACGTGGCATGGTGATCAGCGATTACCAGCAAGTACTGGAAGAGCGATGGCTGGCAGAATTAAAGAAAAAGTACCCGGTGAAAGTGAACCAGGCCGTAGTGAAAACATTGAAGTAGCAGATTGATTTAAGTAATACAGAGCCGGCTTTAGCCGGCTTTTTTGTTGTACCAGGTCAAATGATTAATTGTTAAACCTAACGGTACAGTCGGTGGTATAGTTTTTCAAAAGCTTACCTGGTAATCGTACCGCTATGGAAGTATTGAGGCCTATTTCGAAGTTGCTGGCTGAGGCTAAACAAGCAGAGGCCGATGACGATTATGAACAGGCAATAACATTATACGAGCAGGTAATAAAAGCAGACCCGGT
Coding sequences within it:
- a CDS encoding TlpA family protein disulfide reductase; its protein translation is MRLVIPIIGLLLALHSEAQTKTPVKTSKPVSATTAGSNGYNIPITLTPLKNTYVYLGSYFGKYKNMADSAWLNDKGQGVFKGNKKFPKGIYFVVSPNKYLLFEVLMDDKQNFSIKADTAALQNATVTGSEDNTLFQDYTRFLAQKAPKLNQLQQQLAAATTASDSATIREALVRGNKELQDYRENIMEQQPNSMLASFFYTMKRPEVPAIPVAANGKADSSYPYRFVKANWWEGVDFSNEALVRTPFFEPKLEEYYKYYVHPEADSIIPEVNYMLLVSRENREMFKYLLGKFTDKYINPEYMGQEKVFLFLFDKYFSKGDTTWLSQSQRKYIFDRAYSLMANQLGEVAAELNMLDTAGKNVSLYNIKAPYTFITFWDPHCGHCKETVPRVDSIYRAKWKALGVKIVGVNVDEGANDSWKKFIKDHKLNDWAHIYQPKSVKEDEAKRGVANFRQLYDVYKTPTLYLLDSEKRIIGKMLSIEQFDEVLQAKLKNPAPKK
- a CDS encoding peptidylprolyl isomerase, which gives rise to MKKSALVLACSLAVAAVNAQPVFTFGKNSVSKTEFIRAFDKNPVNTPDRQKALKEYLDLYINFRLKVQAAYDAGLDKDQTQLYELQNFRRQIAENILNEKANLKELVKEAFIRSQKDIHLAHVFVEVPAKGDTAAAYKKIQEAYKALQQGKSFEAVAAEYSSDPGTIQSKGDLGFITVFTLPYEFENIAYNIKPNTYSAPVRTSLGYHIFKNKAERTPLGTRRVAQILIAFPPNGSEAEKTAAKRKADSVYNLIAKGQKFEDLVAQVSNDMSSNYSAGQLPEFGIGTYNPVFEQQAFALTNPNDITQPFATTYGYHILKLLEAKPIASDTKDDIFMAQLQEKVSKDGRLLQARKQMLDKQLSILKYKPAAYNQADLFAFTDSNVQKTTSKAVRTINEKSVLFSFGPKAILAGDWLKFVRAVNSTPNEFSGKDYPTLMKDYVRVTADEFYRDNLEKYSVEFDRQVKEFKDANLLFGIMDKQVWSKANEDTSGLKTYFSQNKAKYKWAPSADAIIVTCTSATIAEEVAQKLQGNLANWRTITDAYGTQVTADSGRYELSQLPIPDRTNFTAGLITAPLSNQSDGSTSFNLLVKIYRDADQRSFEDARGMVISDYQQVLEERWLAELKKKYPVKVNQAVVKTLK
- a CDS encoding ATP-binding protein; amino-acid sequence: MPGTNHTNYDAIFCGKQPLHNTNLIQSHGALIAAESGTHKIVQVSENIDALLGMAVDDVVGLSLADVLNDDSVQLVNSSVSSGALHAKVPSTLYFSKAGKEEGYLAHLHQKDDLLIIEVEFTDKLVDKASFIKIFQQVKQVVSAIEAATTVNEVCIVAANVIKELSGFDKVMIYSFDEGWNGTVVAEAMEQGMDSYFGLKFPASDVPKQARELYLSNPYRLIPNRDYVPVPLSPYNNPVTNTFTDLSSCKLRSVAPVHLEYLRNMGVVASMSTRIIHREQLWGLIACHHRQPKYLSFEETSVFELLSSVISTKITSIIHKTSLDRRSTLEASLFVIKGQMEFFDDLLKMFMYNKETLLSLLSADGVSICWNGEIESAGLTPEEDEVQQLRHWLMEKKVKQTLHMPALSLAFAKAEKYAALASGLLALPIDPEVGNYILAYRPEAIQQVKWGGNPDEVIKFEANSSVYHPRNSFAVWKETIKQTAVRWTDDEVSIVEKFRNILVEYSLQAKNKELVDAINEFKFVANLIPPFVWTAKANGKADFFNDRWIAYTGLTTQESVDDGWSKALHPADEEHVVTTWLKAVADKKNFTTEGRFKKTDGSFCWFLIRGVPLLDNSQNVIKWFGTCTNIDDRKQMEQVLEQKVADRTEQLRTMNNELERTNKELKQYAFIASHDLQEPIRKIQVFGNIIKEHYLQSDHVKAGEYLDRIIQSSIRMKSLIIDLLTHTSLSGSLEWKRVDLNEVLQAVWKDLEHLVNEKHAALQVDKLPVIISSEEQMRQVFHNMLSNSLLYSSAERNPEISITAQYVSSLDFDAPADDKGQYVKLVVTDNGVGFNPIYSEKIFQIFQRLQPKTSSSGTGIGLSIVQKIIEIHKGLIKVDAVEEQGATFTIILPLKQEVNEL